A genome region from Gigantopelta aegis isolate Gae_Host chromosome 3, Gae_host_genome, whole genome shotgun sequence includes the following:
- the LOC121367986 gene encoding uncharacterized protein LOC121367986 isoform X1 has translation MVNACSVYGCTKGKAIGCRSMFSFPKDRSRLRAWKQFVNRTRAFWKGPTPHDRVCSNHFHRTDFENYVRWSLGMTKQLHLNSSAVPSIYPVGTCSTVSNVANNHGIPPKPRRAATKREIMRIMQSYENSGSVGSTVSGIPKVTSIKTEPRYQLQEHNVANTKVAPEFQQQQQHYVEATFQLSEPFVTNVKLEPVFQLPGHVTSIKVEPEFQPSEPDVTNIKVEQGLRLPEEVQAVVTNIKVEPEFQPSEPDVTNIKVEQRLRLPEEVQAVVTNIKVEPEFQPSEPDVTNIKIEPELQLPEETVTNFQAEMDQPQESVIINIKVEPEFQTPETLFTILKVEHELEPGKREAAVEDASIQTKIQTCTT, from the exons ATGGTAAATGCCTGTTCTGTATACGGGTGTACAAAAGGTAAAGCCATTGGTTGTCGGtccatgttttcatttccaaaagATCGTTCCAGACTACGCGCATGGAAACAGTTTGTAAATAGAACAAGAGCTTTCTGGAAGGGACCTACACCACATGACAGAGTTTGCAGCAACCATTTTCACAGAACAGACTTTGAAAACTACGTAAGATGGTCTCTAGGCATGACTAAACaactacatttaaacagttCGGCTGTGCCCAGCATATACCCCGTTGGAACATGCTCAACTGTATCGAATGTTGCCAACAACCATGGCATACCTCCAAAACCACGGAGAGCGGCGACGAAACGAGAAATTATGAGG ataatGCAGTCGTACGAGAATTCTGGATCAGTGGGTAGTACTGTGTCAGGTATCCCTAAAGTGACCAGCATAAAGACAGAACCCAGATATCAACTGCAGGAACATAATGTTGCTAATACAAAAGTAGCACCTGAATttcaacaacagcagcaacattATGTAGAAGCCACATTTCAATTATCGGAGCCTTTCGTCACCAATGTAAAGTTAGAACCAGTATTTCAACTACCAGGACATGTCACCAGTATAAAGGTAGAACCTGAATTTCAACCATCGGAACCTGATGTAACAAATATAAAAGTGGAACAAGGATTACGACTGCCAGAAGAAGTTCAAGCTGTTGTCACCAATATAAAGGTAGAACCTGAATTTCAACCATCGGAACCTGATGTAACAAATATAAAAGTGGAACAAAGATTACGACTGCCAGAAGAAGTTCAAGCTGTTGTCACCAATATAAAGGTAGAACCTGAATTTCAACCATCGGAACCTGatgtaacaaatataaaaatagaacCTGAATTACAACTACCAGAAGAAACTGTAACCAACTTTCAGGCTGAAATGGATCAGCCACAAGAATCTGTTATTATCAACATAAAGGTAGAACCTGAATTTCAGACACCAGAAACTCTGTTCACCATTTTGAAGGTAGAACATGAACTTGAACCAGGCAAACGTGAAGCTGCAGTTGAAGATGCATCTATACAGACTAAAATACAAACTTGCACAACATGA
- the LOC121367986 gene encoding uncharacterized protein LOC121367986 isoform X2 has product MDIVILMQNFLRQLPLMFPYWYRRWQSFQKSSKGHLQSCAKRRRAVAEIMQSYENSGSVGSTVSGIPKVTSIKTEPRYQLQEHNVANTKVAPEFQQQQQHYVEATFQLSEPFVTNVKLEPVFQLPGHVTSIKVEPEFQPSEPDVTNIKVEQGLRLPEEVQAVVTNIKVEPEFQPSEPDVTNIKVEQRLRLPEEVQAVVTNIKVEPEFQPSEPDVTNIKIEPELQLPEETVTNFQAEMDQPQESVIINIKVEPEFQTPETLFTILKVEHELEPGKREAAVEDASIQTKIQTCTT; this is encoded by the exons atGGATATCGTAATCCTAATGCAAAACTTCTTACGACAGCTACCCCTGATGTTCCCTTACTGGTATCGGAGATGGCAAAGCTTCCAAAAATCCTCAAAAGGACATCTTCAATCTTGTGCCAAACGAAGACGAGCAGTGGCAGAG ataatGCAGTCGTACGAGAATTCTGGATCAGTGGGTAGTACTGTGTCAGGTATCCCTAAAGTGACCAGCATAAAGACAGAACCCAGATATCAACTGCAGGAACATAATGTTGCTAATACAAAAGTAGCACCTGAATttcaacaacagcagcaacattATGTAGAAGCCACATTTCAATTATCGGAGCCTTTCGTCACCAATGTAAAGTTAGAACCAGTATTTCAACTACCAGGACATGTCACCAGTATAAAGGTAGAACCTGAATTTCAACCATCGGAACCTGATGTAACAAATATAAAAGTGGAACAAGGATTACGACTGCCAGAAGAAGTTCAAGCTGTTGTCACCAATATAAAGGTAGAACCTGAATTTCAACCATCGGAACCTGATGTAACAAATATAAAAGTGGAACAAAGATTACGACTGCCAGAAGAAGTTCAAGCTGTTGTCACCAATATAAAGGTAGAACCTGAATTTCAACCATCGGAACCTGatgtaacaaatataaaaatagaacCTGAATTACAACTACCAGAAGAAACTGTAACCAACTTTCAGGCTGAAATGGATCAGCCACAAGAATCTGTTATTATCAACATAAAGGTAGAACCTGAATTTCAGACACCAGAAACTCTGTTCACCATTTTGAAGGTAGAACATGAACTTGAACCAGGCAAACGTGAAGCTGCAGTTGAAGATGCATCTATACAGACTAAAATACAAACTTGCACAACATGA